From one [Ruminococcus] lactaris ATCC 29176 genomic stretch:
- a CDS encoding transposase, translating to MSRQRRNFSAKFKSDLVIELLKGEKDLNTLATENNIQPNLLRNWKKEFLNNASAVFDDKRQENLKDKLAEERKEKAEYAKKVGQLTMQVDWLKKKSEEICGPDYESKFSPKPFDY from the coding sequence ATGTCCAGACAAAGAAGAAACTTTAGTGCCAAATTTAAATCAGACCTGGTAATCGAGCTGCTTAAGGGCGAGAAAGATCTCAACACCCTTGCAACCGAGAATAACATCCAACCAAATCTGCTCCGCAATTGGAAGAAAGAATTCCTTAACAATGCCTCTGCAGTATTCGATGACAAGCGTCAGGAAAACCTCAAAGACAAGCTTGCTGAAGAACGCAAGGAAAAGGCGGAGTATGCGAAAAAGGTTGGTCAGTTAACCATGCAGGTTGACTGGCTCAAAAAAAAATCTGAAGAAATTTGTGGACCTGACTACGAGAGTAAGTTTAGTCCAAAACCTTTTGACTACTAA
- a CDS encoding GmrSD restriction endonuclease domain-containing protein, with protein MDGNERITFWELLDEKKIEIPVIQRDYAQGRDKDNVNDIRKNFLNSIKDALKNEEPLDLNFVYGSTKGNTFIPIDGQQRLTTLYLIHVYLMLVLGKKFEKGSNKRIKKFTYETRTTSRDFCKGLTNETIVIRDDKKITDVESISEEIKNNNWFSSSWLNDPTIKAMLNMLDSIHEIFKGEDYEDFFEKLTDDDEDSYIIYFYFLDLGEYNLGDSIYIKLNARGKDLTNYENFKAKLSKYITDEIGTPKDDYIAKLDGEWSEVFWEFVKDNSTKLYDEKIMNFFTNFMINEYAAYMTASGRDPVRAEIREVIGYSHLDFINRFQGYNDKWDGHKIADSFVKIFELFDLMTSGKNQVIFAQGNKYFDEQALFKWIIENNDTEKADNKSGISYSTRIQADAYLGFIIQNNSLISTPDVFKEKLIDWMRVVMTLSRETNYNGGDDYVRAISKGVRKMLPESGDILTYLDKLTDRSGHGFDGDCFDEECLKAKLILRSPEWEKLVIAAEDNKYFNGQIGFLFEISGIDKQFKNACVDKWDAATDQEYRSLFEKYFNIFSSIFGEFTIAGKNDKYVGINRNIANVLRRALLCKGDYTLFHSSNSSFLIDNDRDISWKRLLRIQSNEKNGTYQNRRKMFFSLIKDPLFDQNDIADSLQKICDRDVAGITDWRKYFITVPEIMDSLHKYTDGRASERYVRFEGKYIFLMGSTRLYGWNEEYYSYALYCLLKKLPNASVKYNQAKGWEDVDCHIELTSSTNAGKWKIKYLRAKDKFSVIDASGVQSLYSTVEDAKYALEKLL; from the coding sequence ATGGATGGCAATGAAAGAATAACTTTCTGGGAATTATTAGACGAAAAGAAAATTGAAATACCAGTAATTCAGAGAGACTATGCCCAAGGTAGAGATAAAGACAATGTAAATGATATCAGAAAAAATTTCCTTAATAGTATAAAGGATGCATTAAAAAATGAGGAGCCGTTGGATTTAAATTTTGTATATGGAAGTACAAAAGGTAACACGTTTATTCCGATAGACGGACAGCAGAGACTCACAACATTGTATTTGATACATGTATACTTGATGCTTGTATTGGGTAAGAAATTTGAGAAAGGTTCTAATAAAAGAATAAAAAAATTCACTTATGAAACCAGAACTACTTCAAGAGATTTTTGCAAAGGTCTTACTAATGAAACTATTGTTATCAGAGATGACAAGAAAATAACTGATGTAGAAAGCATAAGTGAGGAGATCAAGAATAACAATTGGTTCAGTTCTTCTTGGCTTAATGATCCCACAATTAAAGCGATGCTTAATATGCTTGACTCTATTCATGAGATTTTCAAGGGTGAAGATTATGAAGATTTCTTTGAAAAACTGACGGACGATGATGAGGATAGCTATATCATTTATTTTTATTTTCTCGATCTTGGTGAATATAATCTTGGTGACAGCATCTATATTAAATTGAATGCAAGAGGAAAAGATCTTACAAACTATGAGAATTTCAAGGCAAAGCTTTCTAAATATATTACAGATGAGATTGGGACACCTAAAGATGATTATATAGCTAAATTAGATGGAGAATGGTCAGAGGTATTCTGGGAGTTTGTTAAGGATAATTCTACAAAGCTTTATGATGAAAAAATAATGAATTTCTTTACAAACTTTATGATTAATGAGTATGCAGCATATATGACGGCATCAGGACGCGACCCAGTCAGAGCAGAAATAAGGGAAGTAATTGGATACTCTCATCTTGATTTCATTAATAGATTTCAGGGATATAATGATAAATGGGATGGGCATAAGATTGCTGATTCTTTTGTAAAGATATTTGAACTTTTTGATTTAATGACATCAGGGAAAAATCAAGTGATTTTTGCTCAGGGAAATAAGTATTTTGATGAGCAAGCACTTTTTAAGTGGATTATTGAAAATAACGATACTGAAAAAGCAGATAATAAATCTGGAATTTCGTATTCGACAAGAATACAAGCGGATGCATATTTAGGCTTTATAATTCAGAATAATTCGTTAATCTCTACACCAGATGTATTTAAGGAAAAGCTTATTGACTGGATGAGAGTAGTTATGACTCTGAGCCGCGAAACTAATTATAATGGTGGCGATGATTATGTTCGAGCTATTAGCAAAGGTGTTAGAAAGATGTTGCCAGAAAGTGGAGATATACTAACTTATCTGGATAAGCTGACTGACAGGAGTGGTCATGGTTTTGATGGTGACTGTTTCGATGAAGAATGCCTAAAAGCCAAACTGATTCTTAGAAGTCCTGAGTGGGAAAAATTAGTTATAGCGGCAGAAGATAATAAGTATTTTAACGGGCAGATTGGCTTCTTGTTTGAGATTTCTGGAATAGACAAGCAATTCAAAAATGCTTGTGTTGATAAGTGGGATGCAGCTACGGATCAGGAGTACAGAAGTCTTTTTGAAAAATACTTTAACATTTTTTCGTCGATTTTTGGTGAATTTACAATTGCAGGAAAGAATGATAAATACGTTGGTATAAATAGAAACATTGCAAATGTATTAAGACGTGCTCTTCTGTGTAAGGGTGACTATACATTATTCCACAGTAGTAATTCTAGCTTTTTGATAGATAATGATAGAGATATAAGTTGGAAACGTCTGTTAAGAATTCAGAGCAATGAGAAAAACGGAACATATCAGAATAGAAGAAAGATGTTTTTCAGTCTTATTAAGGATCCATTATTTGACCAAAATGATATTGCAGATAGTTTACAGAAGATATGTGACAGAGATGTAGCTGGTATAACTGATTGGAGAAAGTATTTTATTACAGTTCCGGAAATAATGGATTCATTGCATAAATACACTGACGGCAGAGCAAGTGAAAGATATGTAAGATTTGAAGGGAAATATATTTTCCTCATGGGAAGTACTAGATTGTATGGTTGGAATGAGGAGTATTATTCATACGCATTGTATTGTCTGCTCAAAAAACTCCCAAATGCTTCTGTGAAATATAATCAGGCAAAAGGCTGGGAAGATGTAGATTGTCATATTGAACTTACATCATCCACAAATGCTGGTAAATGGAAGATTAAATATTTAAGAGCGAAAGATAAATTTAGCGTGATAGATGCATCGGGTGTTCAAAGTTTGTATTCAACGGTTGAGGATGCAAAGTACGCTTTGGAAAAACTTCTTTAG
- a CDS encoding zinc ribbon domain-containing protein: protein MEVKDIIYGLRVKKGLSQDALARKVMVTRQAVSRWENGETVPNTETLKLLSKEFDVSINTLLGTPRKLICQCCGMPLEDDEMIGRDKDGSINEDYCKWCYADGTYTYSDMEDLINVCVKNMVTDNFTEEQARSYMKELLPKLDYWKRYDELSDHGEFEKFKKKLLKEINALHVEGLPEITRLNALVGKYVNLEYTLPNGRNVKFLDDQTTYLGTQSESEFEGDRYFGVLAGMDFILICTYEADRTSPELVLYKKR, encoded by the coding sequence ATGGAAGTAAAGGATATTATTTATGGGCTTCGGGTGAAAAAGGGCTTATCTCAGGATGCACTGGCGAGAAAAGTAATGGTTACCAGGCAGGCGGTGTCCCGTTGGGAGAATGGTGAGACAGTTCCTAATACAGAAACTCTGAAACTTTTATCAAAGGAGTTTGATGTTTCTATTAATACACTTTTAGGTACACCAAGAAAGCTTATTTGCCAGTGTTGTGGAATGCCACTGGAAGATGACGAGATGATAGGACGTGACAAGGATGGATCGATCAATGAGGATTATTGTAAGTGGTGTTATGCGGATGGCACATATACTTACAGTGATATGGAGGATTTGATCAATGTCTGCGTTAAAAATATGGTAACGGATAATTTTACAGAAGAACAGGCTCGCTCTTATATGAAGGAACTGCTTCCAAAGCTGGATTATTGGAAGAGATATGATGAACTCAGTGATCATGGAGAATTTGAAAAATTTAAGAAAAAGTTACTGAAGGAAATTAACGCTCTCCATGTAGAAGGTCTGCCTGAGATCACGAGGTTAAATGCACTTGTCGGAAAGTATGTGAATCTTGAATATACTCTGCCAAATGGAAGAAATGTGAAATTTCTGGATGATCAGACCACTTATTTAGGTACTCAGTCAGAATCAGAATTTGAAGGAGACAGGTATTTTGGTGTTCTTGCAGGTATGGATTTCATCCTTATTTGCACATATGAAGCCGATAGAACCAGCCCGGAGCTGGTTCTATACAAAAAACGATAA
- a CDS encoding TIGR00730 family Rossman fold protein has translation MNITVYLGAFPGNDPSFELAVKELGTWIGKSHNALIYGGSKSGLMGLIAESTLLAGGEVIGVEPQFFIDSELQHDGLTRLIVTQDMEERKAKMIELGDAFIAFPGGTGTLEEIAEIISKVSLKQLDAPCILYNLNGYYDHLKALLALMIEKGLSSEERQEGIFFAENLEEIRQILSGK, from the coding sequence ATGAATATTACCGTTTATCTCGGAGCTTTTCCCGGAAATGATCCTTCCTTTGAACTTGCAGTAAAAGAACTCGGCACCTGGATCGGCAAAAGCCACAATGCACTCATCTATGGCGGTTCAAAATCCGGTCTTATGGGCTTGATCGCAGAAAGCACCCTTCTTGCCGGAGGGGAAGTGATCGGTGTAGAGCCACAATTTTTTATAGACAGTGAACTCCAGCACGATGGATTAACCAGGCTCATTGTCACACAAGATATGGAAGAGCGAAAAGCGAAAATGATCGAACTTGGGGATGCTTTTATTGCATTTCCCGGTGGAACAGGAACATTGGAAGAAATTGCAGAGATCATTTCAAAGGTATCCTTAAAACAGCTTGATGCCCCCTGTATCCTCTATAACCTGAACGGTTACTACGATCACCTGAAAGCTCTTCTCGCTCTTATGATCGAAAAGGGACTGTCTTCTGAAGAACGGCAGGAAGGAATCTTTTTTGCTGAGAACCTGGAAGAAATCCGGCAGATTCTCAGTGGGAAATGA
- a CDS encoding YitT family protein, whose product MNKKLKVLLSYLAIVLGALMASFSVACILLPNDAIDYGTAGIAILISKMTGYSLSLCVLFVFLPFLIAGIIMLGKYFFAKALIGFAVYTLGLAYFEKIPFELNTEHFLAVAFGGAILGIGLSLILRNGGCIDGSEIFANIVVHQIYNKTGKDYSISYILIGFNLIVYLAVFVLISRDSAMLSLLVYIIATAIIDHFTDHFEAIKQITIITKDPDRIIRQIKEDLNKTCTIINSSGVIAGENKTLICYVNYFELQKVKTIISENKGTFSTVSTIEEILR is encoded by the coding sequence TTGAATAAAAAATTGAAAGTATTACTCTCGTACCTCGCAATTGTCCTCGGAGCATTGATGGCCAGTTTTTCTGTTGCCTGTATTCTGCTCCCCAATGATGCCATTGACTATGGGACTGCCGGTATTGCAATTCTTATCAGCAAAATGACCGGTTATTCACTTTCTCTTTGCGTTCTTTTTGTCTTTCTTCCTTTTCTGATCGCCGGCATTATCATGCTGGGAAAATATTTTTTTGCCAAGGCATTGATCGGATTTGCAGTCTATACACTTGGGCTTGCCTATTTTGAAAAAATCCCGTTTGAATTAAATACAGAACATTTTCTTGCAGTCGCATTTGGCGGTGCGATCCTTGGTATTGGGCTTTCCCTTATTCTAAGGAACGGAGGCTGTATTGACGGCTCTGAAATCTTCGCCAATATTGTTGTTCATCAGATTTACAACAAAACCGGAAAAGACTACAGTATTTCCTACATATTGATCGGATTTAATCTCATTGTATACCTTGCAGTCTTCGTACTCATCAGCCGGGATTCCGCCATGCTGAGTCTTCTGGTATACATTATTGCCACAGCAATTATCGATCATTTTACAGATCATTTCGAAGCCATCAAGCAGATCACGATCATCACCAAAGACCCTGACAGAATTATCCGGCAGATCAAAGAAGACCTCAATAAGACCTGTACGATCATCAATTCTTCCGGTGTCATTGCCGGAGAAAATAAAACTCTGATCTGCTATGTAAATTACTTTGAACTTCAGAAAGTAAAGACAATTATCTCTGAAAATAAGGGAACTTTCAGTACTGTTTCCACAATTGAAGAGATTCTCAGATAG
- a CDS encoding YitT family protein: MSTKDLKEKGTHFLLLTGSTLLMAVGTYFFKFTNNFTFGGITGLAVLIAKTGVMSAGDFNLIASMILLLIGMIILGRKFAATTAYCSILLSVTLSLLERICPMTQPLTDQPMLELCFAIALPALGSAVLFNIGSSSGGTDIIAMILKKYSSFDIGHALLASDILITIAGFFVFDIKTGLYSLLGLTVRSFMVDSFIESLNLSKYFNVVCDHPEVICDFIVHTLNRSASVCHARGAYSGQDKYIILTALNRAQAVQLRNFIRQNEPTAFILISNTSEIIGKGFHSI, from the coding sequence ATGTCTACAAAAGATTTAAAAGAAAAAGGAACTCATTTCCTTCTTCTGACGGGCAGCACATTACTCATGGCTGTCGGTACTTATTTTTTCAAATTTACCAATAACTTTACATTTGGCGGAATCACCGGTCTGGCAGTCCTTATTGCTAAAACCGGTGTAATGTCCGCCGGTGATTTCAACCTGATCGCAAGTATGATCCTTCTGCTCATCGGAATGATCATACTTGGCAGAAAATTTGCCGCAACAACTGCTTATTGCAGCATCCTGCTTTCCGTCACGCTCTCTCTTCTGGAACGGATCTGTCCCATGACCCAGCCGCTGACGGATCAGCCTATGCTTGAATTATGCTTTGCGATCGCACTTCCCGCACTTGGATCTGCCGTTCTTTTTAATATTGGTTCGTCCAGTGGTGGAACCGACATTATTGCCATGATCCTGAAAAAATACTCCAGCTTTGATATTGGTCATGCTCTGCTTGCATCCGATATCCTGATCACGATTGCAGGTTTCTTCGTCTTCGACATTAAGACCGGTCTGTATTCTCTGCTAGGTCTGACGGTCCGGTCTTTTATGGTCGACAGCTTTATAGAAAGTCTGAATCTTTCCAAATATTTTAACGTTGTCTGCGATCACCCGGAAGTAATCTGCGATTTTATTGTACATACATTAAACCGAAGTGCCAGTGTATGCCATGCCAGAGGAGCTTATTCAGGTCAGGATAAATATATTATTTTGACAGCATTGAACCGTGCCCAGGCAGTGCAGTTGCGAAACTTTATCCGTCAGAATGAACCGACAGCATTTATCCTTATTTCCAATACAAGTGAGATCATCGGAAAAGGATTCCACAGTATCTGA
- a CDS encoding M20 family metallopeptidase — MDIKEKIHSLSEDLLKNIERLVVINSQLGTPAEGMPFGPGPAKALDEALSIARELGFKTVNLDHYCGYAEMGEGDDIVGIAGHLDIVPAGGDWTYDPFALTRKGDYVYGRGTTDDKGPVLEALYAMKLLRDSGIRLNKRVRLIMGCNEETGSRCMQHYNKVAEELSCGFTPDANFPCIHGEKGQVTMTAHSQNTRIISMNGGFVFNAVCDFCTTVIPAEDGLKEKLEAAFSESGLIQYHLHESDGLIQIDAKGVSAHASMPALGVNAAGVTFACLAKAGFEDDFVRFYNSHIGTACDGSGLDLKFQDAYGDLTLCNGIVKTENGEISCTIDIRFPVTLSTEQICTMCQNRLEDSDGYIEIQNLTEPLFFPRESPLVEALYKAYTDVTGDTANEPLVIGGGTYAKSLKNIIAFGPEKPGMDYHIHGADEFLLVPEMEEAVLIYMEAIKNLLAI, encoded by the coding sequence ATGGACATAAAGGAGAAAATTCATTCATTATCAGAGGATCTGCTCAAAAATATTGAACGTCTTGTTGTAATCAATTCGCAGCTCGGTACACCGGCTGAAGGGATGCCGTTCGGTCCAGGACCGGCAAAGGCCTTAGATGAGGCTCTCAGCATCGCCAGAGAGCTTGGTTTTAAAACGGTTAATCTTGATCATTACTGCGGTTATGCCGAAATGGGGGAAGGAGATGATATCGTCGGTATTGCCGGACATCTCGACATTGTTCCTGCCGGAGGTGACTGGACTTATGATCCATTTGCCCTTACCCGCAAGGGAGATTATGTATATGGCCGTGGAACGACCGATGACAAAGGCCCTGTTCTCGAAGCACTCTATGCCATGAAACTGCTTCGGGATTCCGGTATCAGACTCAATAAAAGAGTTCGCCTGATCATGGGCTGCAATGAAGAAACTGGTTCAAGATGTATGCAGCATTATAATAAAGTAGCTGAAGAATTATCCTGTGGATTTACACCGGATGCCAATTTTCCCTGCATTCACGGAGAAAAAGGACAGGTGACCATGACAGCTCATTCCCAAAATACCCGGATCATCTCTATGAATGGAGGATTCGTCTTTAATGCAGTATGTGATTTTTGCACAACGGTTATTCCTGCCGAAGATGGATTAAAGGAAAAACTGGAAGCAGCATTCTCTGAATCAGGACTTATACAATATCATCTTCACGAATCCGATGGTCTCATCCAGATCGACGCAAAGGGAGTATCTGCTCATGCCAGTATGCCTGCTCTTGGTGTCAATGCAGCCGGAGTTACCTTTGCCTGCCTTGCAAAAGCCGGCTTTGAAGATGATTTTGTCAGATTTTATAACTCTCATATTGGAACTGCCTGTGATGGCTCCGGACTTGACCTGAAATTCCAGGATGCTTATGGAGATCTCACATTATGCAATGGTATTGTCAAGACAGAAAATGGAGAAATTTCCTGCACTATCGACATCCGCTTTCCTGTCACATTAAGCACAGAGCAGATCTGTACCATGTGTCAGAACAGACTGGAAGACTCGGATGGATACATCGAAATCCAGAATCTGACTGAACCATTATTCTTCCCAAGAGAATCTCCTTTGGTTGAAGCATTATACAAAGCCTATACCGATGTAACCGGAGATACAGCAAATGAACCACTCGTCATCGGTGGAGGAACTTACGCAAAATCGCTCAAAAATATCATTGCATTCGGTCCTGAAAAACCGGGGATGGATTATCATATCCACGGAGCAGATGAATTTCTTCTTGTCCCGGAAATGGAAGAAGCTGTTCTTATTTATATGGAAGCAATCAAAAATCTGCTCGCCATTTAA
- a CDS encoding type IV toxin-antitoxin system AbiEi family antitoxin domain-containing protein, whose amino-acid sequence MRQIIYDKVRNISEKYKGYIDTEDLMKEGLTNRQIGLLTAEEKLEKIAHGHYWVNSDAYGKPEDYKAVEVARVNENAVICADSACYYMGLIDVEPQVLSIATKRSDRHKMKMNFDVCRHYFSEKAFEEDQKVFNTEYGSYKVYDIDRSVCDCVRFKNDIPKEIFDLIIEKYKKYDKRSTERLMAYAKAMRISRQVEQIGLE is encoded by the coding sequence ATGAGACAGATTATTTATGACAAAGTTAGGAATATTTCAGAAAAATATAAAGGATATATCGATACAGAAGATCTGATGAAAGAGGGATTGACGAATCGACAGATCGGTCTGTTGACGGCAGAGGAAAAGCTTGAAAAGATCGCACATGGTCATTACTGGGTGAACAGTGATGCGTATGGTAAGCCGGAAGATTATAAGGCGGTAGAGGTAGCCCGCGTGAATGAAAATGCAGTGATCTGTGCAGACAGTGCCTGTTATTATATGGGACTCATTGATGTGGAACCGCAGGTTTTATCGATCGCGACGAAGAGAAGTGACCGTCACAAGATGAAGATGAATTTTGATGTATGCAGACATTATTTTTCAGAGAAAGCATTTGAGGAAGATCAGAAAGTTTTCAATACGGAATATGGCAGTTATAAGGTATATGATATTGACAGAAGTGTGTGTGATTGTGTAAGATTTAAGAATGATATACCAAAAGAAATTTTTGATCTGATCATTGAAAAGTATAAGAAGTATGATAAGCGTTCTACGGAACGTCTGATGGCATATGCAAAAGCGATGCGGATCAGCAGACAGGTTGAACAGATCGGGCTTGAATAA
- a CDS encoding ABC transporter ATP-binding protein, with amino-acid sequence MISLLVHLKDYKKESVLAPLFKMLEASFELFVPLVMAAVIDVGIAQKDRPYIVKMCFVLIALGIIGLVCSITAQYFAAKAASGFATGVRHALFEHIQKFTFTEMDTLGTSTLITRMTSDINQVQSGVNLVLRLFLRSPFIVFGAMIMAFTVDTKAALVFVVTIPLLSVVVFGIMLVTMPLYKKVQSNLDSVLLATRENLTGARVIRAFNKEEDEIQRYEEENQTLTDAQKFVGRISGLMNPLTYMIVNGAIIVLIYIGAMRVNIGDLTQGQVVALLNYMSQILIELVKLANLIISVTKAVACGNRIESILDEKPSMESGKLLWNDGVNVDNPAVPAVEFDHVSLTYKGAAGESLSDITFSAKAGQTIGIIGGTGSGKSSLVNMIPRCYDATKGEIKIFGKNIKEYDTGNLRDHIGMVLQKAVLFKGTIADNLRWGKEDATEEEMDEALMISQAKEFVDNKVGRLEFGIEQGGRNLSGGQKQRLTIARALVRRPEILILDDSASALDFATDAALRMAIHDMKENPTVFIVSQRASSIQYADQIIVLDDGAVAGIGTHEELLAGCPVYQEIYYSQFPKEEVANG; translated from the coding sequence ATGATATCGTTACTTGTACATTTGAAAGATTATAAGAAGGAGTCAGTACTGGCTCCGTTGTTCAAGATGCTGGAGGCGTCGTTTGAACTTTTTGTGCCGCTGGTTATGGCAGCAGTGATCGATGTGGGAATCGCACAGAAAGACAGACCTTATATTGTAAAGATGTGTTTTGTGTTGATCGCACTGGGAATCATCGGGCTGGTCTGCTCTATCACAGCACAGTATTTTGCGGCAAAGGCAGCCTCTGGATTTGCGACAGGTGTGCGGCATGCATTATTTGAACATATCCAGAAGTTTACATTTACAGAGATGGATACATTGGGAACATCGACACTGATCACAAGGATGACCAGTGATATCAATCAGGTGCAGTCAGGTGTGAATCTGGTACTGCGTCTGTTTCTCCGGTCTCCTTTTATTGTATTTGGTGCAATGATTATGGCATTTACGGTAGATACAAAGGCCGCACTGGTTTTTGTTGTCACAATTCCGCTTTTATCAGTCGTGGTATTTGGAATCATGCTGGTCACGATGCCATTATATAAGAAGGTACAGTCAAATTTGGACAGCGTGCTTCTTGCGACCAGAGAGAATCTTACAGGGGCGAGAGTAATCCGTGCGTTTAATAAAGAAGAGGATGAGATTCAGCGTTATGAGGAAGAAAATCAGACGCTGACCGACGCACAAAAGTTTGTTGGACGGATTTCAGGCCTGATGAATCCACTTACCTATATGATCGTCAATGGTGCGATCATTGTCCTGATCTATATCGGAGCGATGAGAGTCAATATCGGAGATCTGACCCAGGGACAGGTTGTGGCTCTTCTGAACTATATGTCACAGATCCTGATTGAGCTGGTCAAACTGGCAAATCTGATCATTTCTGTCACAAAGGCAGTTGCCTGCGGAAACCGGATCGAAAGCATTCTTGATGAAAAACCATCCATGGAAAGTGGAAAACTTCTGTGGAATGATGGTGTCAATGTGGATAACCCGGCTGTTCCGGCAGTGGAATTTGATCATGTATCCCTGACCTACAAAGGGGCAGCAGGAGAATCACTTTCAGATATTACCTTCTCTGCAAAAGCAGGACAGACGATTGGTATCATCGGAGGAACGGGATCAGGAAAGTCTTCACTGGTGAATATGATACCGAGATGTTATGACGCAACAAAAGGGGAGATAAAGATCTTTGGTAAAAATATCAAAGAATATGATACCGGGAATTTAAGGGATCATATTGGTATGGTTCTTCAGAAAGCAGTTCTTTTTAAAGGAACGATTGCAGATAATCTGCGTTGGGGAAAAGAAGATGCAACGGAAGAGGAGATGGACGAAGCACTGATGATCTCTCAGGCAAAAGAATTTGTTGATAATAAAGTGGGAAGACTTGAATTTGGAATCGAGCAGGGGGGAAGAAATCTTTCCGGTGGACAGAAGCAGAGGCTTACGATTGCGAGAGCATTGGTACGCCGGCCGGAAATCCTGATTTTAGATGACAGTGCATCGGCACTTGATTTCGCGACAGATGCGGCATTGCGGATGGCGATCCATGACATGAAAGAAAATCCGACTGTCTTTATCGTGTCCCAGCGAGCTTCTTCCATTCAGTATGCAGATCAGATCATTGTACTGGATGACGGTGCAGTTGCAGGAATCGGTACGCATGAAGAATTACTTGCGGGATGTCCGGTTTATCAGGAAATCTATTACTCACAGTTCCCGAAGGAGGAAGTAGCAAATGGCTGA